In Fusobacterium nucleatum, the genomic stretch AATTGCTATAGACACTATAATAAATCAAAAAGGTCAAGATGTTAAATGTATTTATGTAGCAATAGGACAAAAAAGATCTACTGTGGCTCAAATATATAAAAAATTAAGAGATTTAGGTTGTATGGATTACACTATAATAGTTGCTGCAACAGCATCTGAAGCAGCTCCTTTACAATATATGGCTCCTTATTCAGGTGTAGCCATTGGGGAATATTTTATGGACAGAGGAGAACATGTTTTAATAATCTATGATGATTTATCTAAACATGCTGTTGCTTACAGAGAAATGTCTTTATTGCTTAGAAGACCACCTGGACGGGAAGCATATCCAGGAGATGTATTCTATTTACATTCAAGATTGCTAGAAAGAGCTGCAAAATTATCTGATGAATTAGGTGGAGGTTCTATAACTGCTCTACCAATTATAGAAACTCAAGCAGGAGATGTATCTGCATATATTCCTACCAATGTTATATCAATAACAGATGGACAAATATTTTTGGAATCTCAACTTTTTAACTCTGGATTTAGACCTGCTATAAATGCTGGTATATCTGTATCAAGAGTTGGAGGAGCAGCTCAAATAAAAGCTATGAAACAAGTTGCTTCTAAGGTAAAGTTGGAACTTGCTCAATATACAGAACTTTTAACTTTTGCACAATTTGGTTCAGATCTTGATAAGGCAACAAAAGCACAACTTGAAAGAGGACATAGAATAATGGAAATATTGAAACAACCTCAATATCATCCATTTTCAGTTGAAAGACAAGTGGTATCTTTCTACGCTGTTACAAATGGACACTTAGATGATATAGAAGTTTCAAAGGTTAAAAGATTTGAAAAAGAATTGTTAGATTATTTGAAAGCTAATACAGATATTTTAAGTGAAATAGAAGATAAAAAGGCTTTGGATAAAGAATTAGAAGAAAGGTTAAAAGAAAATATTATAAACTTTAAAAAAGTTTTAATTAAGGAGTAGATTATGCCTGGAATGAAAGAAATTAAGAGTAGGATTAAATCTGTTCAATCTACTCGTCAGATTACTAATGCAATGGAAATAGTTTCTACAACAAAATTTAAAAAATATTCAAAATTAGTATCTGAATCAAGCCCTTATGAAGAAAGTATGAAAAATATTTTAGCTCATATAGCAGCAGGAGTTAAATATGAAAAACATCCATTGTTTGATGGAAGAAAAGAAGTGAAAAGTATAGCTATATTAGTTATGACTTCTGATAGGGGACTTTGTGGAAGTTTTAATAGTTCTACTTTAAAAGAATTAGAAAAATTGGTTAAAAAACTTAAAAATAAAAATATAACTATTATTCCATTTGGAAGAAAGGCTATTGATTTTATTTCAAAGAAAAAATATAATTTTTCTAAATCTTTTTCAAAAATTTCTCCTGAGGAGATGAATGGTATTGCTGGAGATATTTCTATTGAAATAGTTGATAAATATAATAATCATATCTATGATGAAGTTTATGTGATATATAATAAGTTCATATCTGCTTTAAGGTATGATTTGACTTGTGAAAGAATAATTCCAATAACAAGAATAGAAGCTGAAATAAATAGTGAATACATATTTGAGCCAAATACAGAATATATATTGTCAGCACTTTTACCAAGATTTATTAATTTAGAAGTTTATCAAGCTATATTAAATAATGCTGCTAGTGAACATTCAGCAAGGAAAAATTCAATGGGTAGTGCAACGGACAATGCAGATGATATGATAAAAACATTGAATATTAAATACAATAGAAATAGACAGTCTGCAATTACACAAGAAATAACTGAAATAGTAGGAGGAGCATCTGCTTTATAAAAATTATTAATAAAAATAAATGTTTTTCTTGAAATATCTCACAACTGCTTGATAGCCATTAGTGTTTCGTGAGCTCCACAAAGGCTCACTCAACAATAATGGACATCGCAGCAGTTTTATCAAGAAAAATTAATTAAAGTTATCCTAATTTTTATAAAGTCAGAAATAAAAAAGTAAGGAGGCAATAGTAGGTGAACAAAGGAACTATAACACAAATTATAAGTGCTGTTGTAGATGTGGCTTTTAAAGATGAGTTGCCAGCAATATATAATGCTTTAAAAGTAAAATTAGAAGATAAAGAACTTATACTTGAAGTTGAACAACACCTTGGTAATAATGTTGTAAGAACAGTTGCTATGGATTCAACTGATGGTTTAAAAAGAGGAATGGAAGTTATAGATACAGGAAAACCAATCACTATCCCAGTTGGTAAAGTTGTTCTTGGAAGAATATTAAATGTTTTAGGAGAACCTGTTGATAATCAAGGACCAATAAATGCTGAAACATTTTTACCTATTCATAGAGAAGCACCTGAATTTGATGACTTAGAAACTGAAACTGAAATATTTGAAACAGGAATAAAAGTTATAGATTTATTGGCACCATATATTAAAGGTGGAAAGATAGGTTTGTTTGGAGGAGCAGGAGTAGGTAAAACGGTTTTAATAATGGAACTTATTAATAATATTGCAAAAGGACATGGAGGAATTTCAGTTTTTGCAGGAGTTGGAGAAAGAACAAGAGAAGGTAGAGATTTATATGGTGAAATGACTGAATCAGGGGTTATCACAAAGACAGCTCTTGTTTATGGACAAATGAATGAACCACCTGGAGCAAGACTTAGAGTAGCATTGACAGGGCTTACAGTTGCAGAAAATTTTAGAGATAAAGATGGGCAAGATGTACTTTTATTTATAGATAATATATTTAGATTTACACAAGCAGGTTCAGAAGTTTCAGCATTGCTTGGAAGAATTCCATCTGCTGTTGGATATCAACCAAACTTAGCAACAGAAATGGGAGCTTTACAAGAAAGAATTACATCAACAAAATCTGGTTCAATTACATCAGTTCAAGCTGTTTATGTACCAGCTGATGACTTGACTGACCCAGCACCAGCTACAACTTTCTCACACTTAGATGCAACAACAGTTCTTTCAAGAAATATTGCATCTCTTGGGATATATCCAGCTGTTGATCCATTAGATTCAACATCTAAGGCTTTATCAGAAGATATAGTTGGAAAAGAACATTATGAAATTGCAAGAAAGGTTCAAGAAGTTTTACAAAGATATAAAGAGCTTCAAGATATTATTGCTATCTTAGGTATGGATGAATTATCTGATGAAGATAAGCTTACAGTATCAAGAGCTAGAAAAATTGAAAGATTTTTCTCACAACCATTCTCTGTTGCTGAACAATTTACAGGAATGGAAGGTAAGTATGTCCCTGTAAAAGAAACTATAAGAGGATTTAGAGAAATATTAGAAGGAAAACATGATGATATTCCTGAACAAGCATTTCTATATGTTGGAACAATAGAAGAAGCTGTTGCTAAATCAAAAGAATTAGCAAAATAAGGAG encodes the following:
- the atpA gene encoding F0F1 ATP synthase subunit alpha: MNIRPEEVSSIIKKEIDNYKKSLEIKTSGTVLEVGDGIARIYGLSNVMSGELLEFPHGVMGMALNLEEDNVGAVILGNASLIKEGDEVRATGKVVSVPTGDDLLGRVINALGDPIDGKGEIHADKYMPIERKASGIISRQPVSEPLQTGIKSIDGMVPIGRGQRELIIGDRQTGKTAIAIDTIINQKGQDVKCIYVAIGQKRSTVAQIYKKLRDLGCMDYTIIVAATASEAAPLQYMAPYSGVAIGEYFMDRGEHVLIIYDDLSKHAVAYREMSLLLRRPPGREAYPGDVFYLHSRLLERAAKLSDELGGGSITALPIIETQAGDVSAYIPTNVISITDGQIFLESQLFNSGFRPAINAGISVSRVGGAAQIKAMKQVASKVKLELAQYTELLTFAQFGSDLDKATKAQLERGHRIMEILKQPQYHPFSVERQVVSFYAVTNGHLDDIEVSKVKRFEKELLDYLKANTDILSEIEDKKALDKELEERLKENIINFKKVLIKE
- the atpG gene encoding ATP synthase F1 subunit gamma, with translation MPGMKEIKSRIKSVQSTRQITNAMEIVSTTKFKKYSKLVSESSPYEESMKNILAHIAAGVKYEKHPLFDGRKEVKSIAILVMTSDRGLCGSFNSSTLKELEKLVKKLKNKNITIIPFGRKAIDFISKKKYNFSKSFSKISPEEMNGIAGDISIEIVDKYNNHIYDEVYVIYNKFISALRYDLTCERIIPITRIEAEINSEYIFEPNTEYILSALLPRFINLEVYQAILNNAASEHSARKNSMGSATDNADDMIKTLNIKYNRNRQSAITQEITEIVGGASAL
- the atpD gene encoding F0F1 ATP synthase subunit beta, yielding MNKGTITQIISAVVDVAFKDELPAIYNALKVKLEDKELILEVEQHLGNNVVRTVAMDSTDGLKRGMEVIDTGKPITIPVGKVVLGRILNVLGEPVDNQGPINAETFLPIHREAPEFDDLETETEIFETGIKVIDLLAPYIKGGKIGLFGGAGVGKTVLIMELINNIAKGHGGISVFAGVGERTREGRDLYGEMTESGVITKTALVYGQMNEPPGARLRVALTGLTVAENFRDKDGQDVLLFIDNIFRFTQAGSEVSALLGRIPSAVGYQPNLATEMGALQERITSTKSGSITSVQAVYVPADDLTDPAPATTFSHLDATTVLSRNIASLGIYPAVDPLDSTSKALSEDIVGKEHYEIARKVQEVLQRYKELQDIIAILGMDELSDEDKLTVSRARKIERFFSQPFSVAEQFTGMEGKYVPVKETIRGFREILEGKHDDIPEQAFLYVGTIEEAVAKSKELAK